Genomic DNA from Caldicellulosiruptor hydrothermalis 108:
TCACCAATCACTATCTCATCTTTGTCCTGATACAGAATGTCAAACACTGCATTGCCGAATTTTATTTCCTTCTGATCTTTCCTGTAATAATACTCATGAAGAAACCTGCCAAGCACAATGTTATCGTCGTTCTCATCTGGCAAGATGCTATGTGCCATGAGCCACACCTGTCTTTTGCAGATGTTGTAATACCAGATGTAAACACCTGTCATGTATATATCCATTTTCAAAACACCATCCTGTTTCTTAAACTCAGGCAAAAATAATATGGTCGTTTGGGTCATACACAAATCCTGTCTTAGAGCTATAGTATCGCTGGCAGGATGTGGGTGGCAAAGATAATATTCCTTTTTCTTCATCAAAAATCTGGGCGTATTTTAATGGCACAGAAATTGTGTATTCAAAAAGGATATTTTTGAGTTCAAGGTAGATTTCTCTTCGTTTGTAATAATCTTTTATGGAAAAAGAGTTTATATACCTTTGATAAGCATCTTCTATTTCTTCATTGTTTCTTATGATGACGCTGACATACCCACCCCGCTGCTGGATAAGACTAAACCTTGAGATTGTGAGCTCTTCCTTTTCCAGAATACTGTCAAACTTTAAAAGCCTTATTGCCTTCAAAAACTCTTCAGACTTTTTAAATGATTTATTTTCTTTTATCATCCTGAAATAATTATCAATCAGCATACCATAGTCTCTTTCTTCCACTTCGGGATGCTTCAAAAGAAGTCCTCTTGATATTTCAATTGCCGTGTTGCCATAAACTCTTTTTGCAAAGGTTATGCCACTTTCATCTTTCATGTTTACAACCAGCACATTGCCCTGGCTTTTTTCATTGTGCCTATTGCACCTTCCTGCACACTGGATTATTGAATCAATAGGAGCTATGTCTCTTACTACACAATCAAAGTCAAGGTCTACCCCTGCCTCAATCACCTGAGTTGAAACAACAATGGGTTTTGCTCCGCTTTCTAACATTTTTTCTATTTTCTTTATAATATCTTTTCTATCTTTTGGTACAAGGCTTGCTGAAAGGTAAATAACCTCTTTATTTTTGAGGTTGTTTTTTATGCCATTGTAGATTTGATGCGACTGATTTATGGTGTTGGCAACAATCAAAAACGATTTTTCGTCTTCATATACCTCTTGTAAGAAGAAATCCACAAATTCAGCTACTTTTAAATCGCTGTGGTGATACATAAGCTTTGTTCTGTTAAAAATTGAATAGTCACAAAACCCTGCAAGCTCACAAGCATCTTCGAATATAAGCGGTTTTGTGGCTGTCATGAGAATAATCTTGCACCTGAAAAGCTGTGTCAGTTTTCTCAAGACCTCTTCAACAAGCGGCAAAAGCTCAACATCAATTGCCTGAATCTCATCAAGGAGCAGTACTGAGTCGTAAAAAGTATGGAATTTTTTGAGCATCCTGTTTCTGTTTGAAATTAAAGTTTCAAGCAGCTGGACAAATGTTGT
This window encodes:
- a CDS encoding CRISPR-associated helicase/endonuclease Cas3 — translated: MEYYSHKNPDKLLYDHLLEVYHYAMEANVELKNWEKEALQIICLCHDFGKFTTFFQSHLSGVSSKHSQHGFLSAIFGVFCWMQKKGLCLQQMNPPASLDEVISLLIYACILHHHGDVKDISKNLPEKFKGDFKADINLVQKIDDAYVQIEDLRCNAEDIKPLLEKIGLGNEFEKFLAQQRGFIEDILRYLKRIEYGIRLIGVIPQAFKDGTELYFAQQKLYSLLIWADKMSAANYKLLFPCYASSDRLIVVRDKVIKPTQDKNLQRIRQSVFEAVLSNIEKNKEKDIFSITTPTGTGKTLAGVFAALKLKEILKKSGRIIYALPFTSIIDQNYHVVENLFEAIEDFEKNRDRYLLKHHHLTDVEYRGKEEALKEITDEITVFEKVASECFIENWTSGFVVTTFVQLLETLISNRNRMLKKFHTFYDSVLLLDEIQAIDVELLPLVEEVLRKLTQLFRCKIILMTATKPLIFEDACELAGFCDYSIFNRTKLMYHHSDLKVAEFVDFFLQEVYEDEKSFLIVANTINQSHQIYNGIKNNLKNKEVIYLSASLVPKDRKDIIKKIEKMLESGAKPIVVSTQVIEAGVDLDFDCVVRDIAPIDSIIQCAGRCNRHNEKSQGNVLVVNMKDESGITFAKRVYGNTAIEISRGLLLKHPEVEERDYGMLIDNYFRMIKENKSFKKSEEFLKAIRLLKFDSILEKEELTISRFSLIQQRGGYVSVIIRNNEEIEDAYQRYINSFSIKDYYKRREIYLELKNILFEYTISVPLKYAQIFDEEKGILSLPPTSCQRYYSSKTGFVYDPNDHIIFA